In the genome of Anabas testudineus chromosome 4, fAnaTes1.2, whole genome shotgun sequence, one region contains:
- the camsap2a gene encoding calmodulin-regulated spectrin-associated protein 2a isoform X1 produces the protein MGEVQDVKDLKKSFVAPAIKSFEHYDFSRAKICCSLTWLVAKAYGTDSIPADLKDPFYTDQYEQEHLKPPVASLLLSADLYCRAGSLILKSDAAKPLLGHDAVIQALAQRGLYVTDQERLVTERDLRKRPLQMSAHLAMIDTLMMAYTVEIMSAEKVAACIRHYPSFNPEVETPYDTEDAVTTWINKVNEYLKDIVAQEQKKKETQIEEPAGSPRARYRKEQTSTQSVPWIPPVDNLLKDSTDGSALGALLHFYCPQLLPLDDVCLKENMTLADRMYNLQLIQDFCKDNLNNCCHFSLEDMLYASSTIKNNYLVFMAELFWWFEVVKPSFVKPRMLDNEGTGKSAEPSSLLKTLSAIPISKATKRSFSERPPSPERPSLPLRPQPRNSGEIKRSTSMSFVDGNLGTWPKEKRSGPYGVSFDIPFDKEDSAPAPPSSTRGMVRSVSTDDGSGFKVHHMPRGMKRNLSFQPVNGQSVGIEEEGCPDSLAGVEPPRRAYHNGHGSVMATTPSMEEALQIIHSPSRLPVEGINNGFFLHSQDHGAGVGGLEPLSELDSKGTLSTTDTTEVDTGIHIQTEDMLDEDSSLRDCSVHMELEMDTPSPCPSSQSKSPLSVKMTSFAEQKMKKLNPSAPDSGRGSSSSLKTTPEGSEFGLPLSVSWAPTPEHSPIHQQTTPPFTAQASPSPVQLPPNDPAQVMATEMVQLRMRLEEKRKAIEAQKKKVEAAFTRHRQKMGHSAFLNVVKRKGDGAATGEEAGKTEGESKAASPAFIFGRSKADTPDGAEQSSPGSCWTKSPGAGEEGGQSPAQLTEVDLTEYTRSIDKLNHSLAFLQSEMQRLAQQQEVIMAMREQQHQQAWVIPSLHANPSPQKHSRAGAVTRSSGPSSPADSPRSTHRSPTSIKRKSASFHSRNPRTTRPSELKLAPYNRVLTAPQSVDSIPRLRRFSPCQPLASSFVYMGEKPASRDPERLPPDGDKNKETGSILSPERELGSICVANSTPTSPNIQKKREQTEVDSNVRAQETVADSKITNSETDNLKLRVQKVKPTIESSFPEVLAHPVVETFTVTPTEIPPHPETSGQAKSSLIEVPLSVVKPLEDLTLDDDLETQQTNVEGLDEEQKMCRGFFFKEDGKAEENMAQKRAALLEKRLRREKESQQRKMQLEAELDQKKEEARLKAEEERIRKEEDKARREFIKQEYLRRKQLKLMEDMDTIIKPRPASGAKPRRGRPKSIHRDSMDSPKTPVRAATGSRQRVFSVSSLSLASLNLGDSDSVHSEKRAPRPDSADGFLSPSRSSSRNGEKDWENGSTTSSVTSNTEYTGPKLYKEPSAKSNKHIIQNALAHCCLAGKVNEGQKNKILEEMEKSEANNFLVLFRDAGCQFRSLYTYCPETEEINKLTGIGPKSITRKMIDGLYKYNSDKKQFSQIPAKTMSASVDAVTIHNHLWQTKKPATPKKVVPAQS, from the exons aGCGCCCACCTGGCGATGATCGACACGCTAATGATGGCATATACGGTGGAAATCATGAGTGCAGAGAAAGTGGCGGCCTGCATTCGTCACTATCCATCCTTCAACCCAGAGGTGGAAACACCATATGATACAGAAGATGCAGTGACCACTTGGATCAACAAG GTAAATGAATATCTGAAAGACATTGTGGCtcaggagcagaagaagaaggagacacAGATTGAGGAGCCTGCTGGGAGTCCTCGG GCCCGGTACAGGAAGGAGCAGACCTCAACCCAGTCAGTTCCCTGGATCCCCCCAGTGGACAACCTGCTAAAAGACAGCACAGACGGTTCAGCCCTGGGTGCCCTGCTGCACTTCTACTGCCCTCAGCTGCTGCCATTAGATG ATGTGTGTCTGAAAGAGAACATGACACTAGCTGATCGGATGTACAACCTACAGCTCATTCAGGACTTCTGCAAAGACAACCTGAACAACTGCTGCCACTTCAGCCTGGAGGACATGCTCTACGCCTCCTCCACCATCAAG AATAACTATCTGGTGTTCATGGCAGAGCTCTTCTGGTGGTTTGAGGTTGTCAAACCGTCTTTTGTGAAACCAAGAATGCTGGATAATGAAGGCACAGGCAAGTCTGCAG AGCCCTCATCATTGTTGAAGACTCTGTCAGCCATCCCCATATCCAAGGCAACTAAGAGGAGCTTTTCAGAAAGACCACCCAGTCCTGAAAGACCCAG TTTGCCACTGCGACCCCAACCTCGAAACTCAG GAGAGATCAAGAGGTCAACCTCCATGTCTTTTGTTGATGGCAACCTAGGAACCTGGCCCAAAGAGAAAAG GTCTGGGCCTTATGGTGTGTCTTTTGACATTCCCTTTGACAAAGAAGACTCTGCTCCTGCCCCTCCCTCATCCACACGAGGCATGGTCAGGTCCGTTAGCACCGATGATGGCTCTGGTTTCAAGGTCCACCACATGCCCCGTGGAATGAAGCGTAACCTCTCCTTCCAGCCAGTGAACGGTCAGAGTGTCGGCATTGAGGAGGAGGGCTGCCCAGACAGCCTAGCTGGAGTAGAGCCTCCTAGGCGAGCTTACCATAATGGCCATGGGAGTGTTATGGCAACAACCCCCTCCATGGAAGAGGCCCTGCAGATCATCCACAGTCCTAGCAGGCTTCCCGTGGAGGGGATCAACAATGGGTTCTTCTTGCACAGTCAGGACCACGGAGCAGGTGTTGGTGGGTTGGAGCCACTGTCAGAGTTGGACTCCAAAGGAACGTTGAGCACCACAGACACCACAGAGGTGGACACCGGGATCCACATCCAAACGGAGGATATGCTGGATGAGGATTCCTCTCTGAGAGACTGCTCTGTGCACATGGAGCTGGAAATGGACACGCCAAGCCCTTGCCCCAGCAGTCAAAGTAAATCCCCTTTATCCGTGAAGATGACAAGTTTTGCCgaacagaaaatgaagaagcTCAATCCATCAGCGCCAGATTCAGGAaggggcagcagcagctccctcaAGACAACTCCTGAAGGCTCTGAGTTTGGCCTCCCATTATCTGTCTCCTGGGCCCCAACCCCTGAGCACAGCCCCATCCATCAACAAACCACACCACCCTTCACCGCTCAAGCATCACCCTCACCCGTTCAGCTTCCACCCAATGACCCTGCTCAAGTCATGGCTACAGAGATGGTACAGCTGAGAATGAGgctggaggaaaaaagaaaagctattGAAGCCCAGAAGAAGAAGGTAGAGGCTGCTTTTACGAGGCATCGGCAAAAGATGGGCCACTCAGCGTTTCTCAATGTGGTAAAGAGAAAAGGAGACGGGGCTGCCACTGGAGAGGAAGCAGGGAAAACCGAAGGAGAAAGCAAAGCAGCAAGTCCTGCATTTATATTTGGTAGAAGCAAAGCAGACACACCTGATGGGGCAGAGCAAAGCAGTCCAGGCTCCTGCTGGACAAAGTCACCTGGTGCAGGAGAGGAGGGTGGACAAAGCCCTGCGCAGCTGACTGAAGTGGATCTCACAGAGTACACGCGTTCTATTGACAAACTCAACCATTCATTAGCCTTCCTCCAGAGTGAGATGCAGCGATtagcacagcagcaggaagtcaTCATGGCCATGAGGGAGCAACAACATCAACAGGCGTGGGTCATTCCTTCTCTGCATGCAAACCCCTCGCCACAAAAACACAGCCGGGCCGGGGCTGTCACCCGATCCTCAGGACCCTCTTCTCCTGCCGACTCCCCCCGTTCCACACACCGCTCTCCGACCAGTATAAAACGCAAATCTGCCTCTTTCCACTCGCGTAATCCCCGCACTACTCGTCCCAGCGAACTCAAGCTGGCCCCCTACAATCGAGTCCTAACAGCCCCGCAGTCTGTCGATAGCATCCCAAGGCTACGGCGCTTTTCTCCCTGCCAACCTTTGGCAAGTTCCTTTGTGTACATGGGGGAAAAACCAGCAAGTAGGGATCCAGAGAGACTACCCCCAGATGGAGATAAAAACAAGGAGACTGGTTCAATCCTTTCCCCGGAGAGAGAGCTTGGCAGTATATGTGTAGCCAACTCAACCCCCACATCCCCCAACatacagaagaaaagagaacagaCCGAAGTAGATTCAAATGTCAGAGCCCAGGAAACAGTTGCTGACTCCAAGATCACTAACTCAGAAACCGATAACCTGAAGCTCAGAGTACAGAAGGTCAAACCGACTATTGAGTCATCCTTTCCTGAGGTTCTGGCCCATCCCGTGGTCGAAACCTTCACAGTGACACCTACAGAGATCCCTCCGCACCCCGAAACCTCCGGCCAGGCAAAGAGTAGTTTGATCGAGGTCCCTCTGTCAGTCGTGAAGCCCCTGGAGGACCTGACCCTTGATGATGATTTGGAAACACAGCAGACTAATGTGGAAGGCCTCGACGAGGAACAGAAGATGTGCCGCGGTTTCTTCTTCAAG GAGGATGGTAAGGCTGAGGAGAACATGGCCCAGAAGAGAGCGGCATTGCTGGAGAAAAGGCTgaggagggaaaaggagagCCAGCAGAGGAAGATGCAGCTGGAAGCTGAGTTGGACCAAAAGAAGGAGGAAGCTCG GTTAAAGGCAGAGGAGGAGCGTATcaggaaggaggaggacaaGGCCAGGAGGGAGTTCATCAAGCAGGAGTATCTcaggaggaagcagctgaaactgatggAGGACATGGACACCATCATTAAACCTCGGCCAGCCAGCGGGGCCAAGCCGAGGCGGGGTCGGCCGAAGTCGATCCATCGCGACAGCATGGACTCTCCCAAAACTCCTGTCAGAGCTGCCACAG GTTCACGCCAACGTGTCTTTTCAGTCTCCAGCTTGTCTCTGGCTTCCCTCAACCTGGGAGACAGCGACAGCGTCCACTCTGAAAAGAGAGCACCAAG acCAGACTCTGCAGATGGCTTCCTGTCCCCGAGTCGCTCCAGCAGCAGGAATGGAGAAAAGGACTGGGAAAATGGATCCACAACGTCCTCTGTTACATCCAACACAGAGTACACTG GGCCGAAGCTGTACAAGGAGCCCAGTGCCAAATCCAACAAGCACATTATCCAGAATGCTTTGGCCCACTGCTGCCTCGCAGGCAAGGTCAATGAGGGGCAAAAGAACAAGATCCTGGAG GAAATGGAGAAGTCGGAGGCCAACAACTTCCTGGTGTTGTTCCGTGATGCCGGCTGCCAGTTCCGCTCTCTCTACACTTACTGCCCCGAGACAGAAGAAATCAACAAGCTGACGGGCATCGGCCCCAAGAGCATCACGCGCAAGATGATCGACGGCCTCTACAAGTACAACTCAGACAAGAAGCAGTTCAGTCAGATACCAGCTAAGACCATGTCGGCCAGCGTGGATGCAGTGACAATCCACAACCACCTATGGCAAACCAAGAAGCCAGCCACCCCTAAAAAAGTAGTGCCTGCTCAGTCCTAA